In Streptomyces sp. NBC_01426, one genomic interval encodes:
- a CDS encoding extracellular solute-binding protein: MKMRFLAMCTVLAAATALTGCSQVAGSEGGPEKVTLWLMKGSASDDFIAKFTADFEKEHAGIDLDVKIQEWTGIGDKVNAVLKGTSKESADVIEVGNTQVAQYVETGGISEVTMDGLRDWDSRHWLKGLSDPGSVDGAQYGVPWYAANRVVIYNKELFANAGITTPPKTRQDWIQASRRLDKGEQQGIYLPGQNWYVLAGFIWDEGGELAVQTNGEWAGALDDEKALNAMEFYRQLQGLGDGPKDADEETPPQSEVFARGRIAQIIGPPSQAAAIEAANPALKDKLGFFPIPGKSAEKPGAVFTGGSDLIIPEKAGNREHAVDLITALVSEKWQTELATTMSYVPNKTTLAHVVEGNEGAATMAVGAAQGRATPQSARWAEVEAENPIKPYMTAVLTGQDPQRAAKTASESISRILGSDR, from the coding sequence GTGAAGATGCGCTTCCTCGCCATGTGCACCGTTCTCGCGGCCGCGACCGCCCTCACCGGCTGCAGCCAGGTGGCCGGATCCGAAGGCGGGCCCGAGAAGGTGACGCTCTGGTTGATGAAGGGCAGCGCCTCGGACGACTTCATCGCGAAGTTCACCGCCGACTTCGAGAAGGAGCACGCCGGCATCGACCTGGACGTCAAGATCCAGGAATGGACGGGCATCGGCGACAAGGTCAACGCCGTCCTCAAGGGTACGAGCAAGGAGAGCGCCGATGTCATCGAGGTCGGCAACACCCAGGTGGCCCAGTACGTCGAGACCGGCGGCATCTCCGAAGTCACCATGGACGGGCTGCGCGACTGGGACAGCAGACACTGGCTCAAGGGCCTCTCCGACCCGGGTAGCGTCGACGGCGCCCAGTACGGGGTTCCCTGGTACGCCGCCAACCGGGTGGTGATCTACAACAAGGAACTCTTCGCGAACGCCGGGATCACCACCCCGCCGAAGACACGTCAGGACTGGATCCAGGCCAGCCGGCGGCTCGACAAGGGCGAACAGCAGGGCATCTACCTCCCCGGCCAGAACTGGTACGTCCTCGCTGGCTTCATCTGGGACGAGGGCGGTGAACTCGCCGTGCAGACCAACGGCGAGTGGGCCGGCGCGCTCGACGACGAGAAGGCCCTGAACGCCATGGAGTTCTACCGGCAGCTCCAGGGACTCGGCGACGGCCCCAAGGACGCCGACGAGGAGACGCCCCCGCAGTCCGAGGTCTTCGCGCGCGGCCGGATCGCCCAGATCATCGGCCCGCCGAGCCAGGCGGCGGCGATAGAGGCCGCCAACCCGGCCCTGAAGGACAAGCTCGGCTTCTTCCCCATCCCCGGCAAGAGCGCCGAGAAGCCCGGCGCCGTCTTCACCGGCGGATCCGACCTGATCATCCCGGAGAAGGCGGGGAACCGTGAGCACGCCGTGGACCTGATCACGGCGCTCGTCAGCGAGAAGTGGCAGACCGAACTCGCCACCACCATGAGCTACGTCCCCAACAAGACCACCCTCGCCCACGTGGTCGAGGGCAACGAGGGCGCCGCCACCATGGCCGTCGGCGCCGCCCAGGGCCGGGCCACCCCACAGTCCGCCCGGTGGGCCGAGGTCGAGGCCGAGAACCCCATCAAGCCGTACATGACGGCCGTGCTCACCGGACAGGACCCCCAGCGGGCCGCGAAGACCGCCTCGGAGTCCATCAGCCGGATCCTCGGCTCCGACCGCTGA
- a CDS encoding dodecin has translation MSNHTYRVTEIVGTSPEGIDQAIKNGIARAGQTIRNLDWFEVTQVRGHIENGEIGHYQVGLKVGFRIDGEE, from the coding sequence ATGTCCAACCACACGTACCGGGTGACCGAGATCGTCGGCACCTCTCCAGAGGGCATCGATCAGGCCATCAAGAACGGAATCGCCCGCGCGGGGCAGACGATCCGCAACCTCGACTGGTTCGAGGTCACGCAGGTGCGCGGACACATCGAGAACGGCGAGATCGGCCACTACCAGGTCGGCCTCAAGGTGGGCTTCCGCATCGACGGCGAGGAATGA
- a CDS encoding phosphatase domain-containing protein yields the protein MTRETDNRRPLAVFDIDNTLADTDHRQHFLERRPRDWAGFFGAAPADPPLARGVALAVESAADCEVVYLTGRPERCRADTVEWLTRHGLPEGRLWMRGNQDRRPARTTKLEVLGRLARGRDVRMLVDDDELVCQAARTAGFRVVLADWAADAPELKSAQEGEGRT from the coding sequence ATGACGCGTGAGACTGACAACCGCCGACCGCTGGCCGTCTTCGACATCGACAACACCCTGGCCGACACCGACCACCGGCAGCACTTTCTGGAGCGGCGCCCCCGGGACTGGGCGGGTTTCTTCGGAGCGGCCCCGGCCGATCCGCCGCTCGCGCGCGGGGTGGCGCTGGCGGTGGAGAGCGCGGCGGACTGTGAGGTCGTGTACCTCACCGGGCGCCCCGAGCGGTGCCGTGCGGACACCGTCGAGTGGCTGACCCGGCACGGTCTGCCGGAGGGGCGGCTGTGGATGCGGGGCAACCAGGACCGCCGCCCGGCCCGGACGACGAAGCTGGAGGTGCTGGGGAGGCTCGCCCGGGGGCGGGACGTGCGGATGCTCGTGGACGACGACGAGCTGGTCTGTCAGGCGGCCCGGACGGCCGGCTTCCGGGTGGTGCTCGCGGACTGGGCGGCGGACGCGCCGGAGCTCAAGTCCGCCCAGGAGGGCGAGGGCCGCACCTGA
- a CDS encoding LLM class flavin-dependent oxidoreductase — translation MIRKISILDRSRTREGHSAPQALRDTVALARAAEELGYHRFWVSEHHSVPGVAGSAPTVLAAAVAASTHRIRVGTGGVMLPNHQPLVVAEQFGVLESLFPGRVDMGLGRSVGFTDGIRRALGRDTKDADLFEEQLTELLGWLDGTQRAHPQVHARPAEGLPITPYVLATGEGAGIAARAGLPMVVGDLRGRAKVTEVVERYREEFRASAWGAEPYVMVSGTVAVAETEEAARRILVPEAWSLAYSRTRGSFPPLRPAEEVEALEMTPKERELYEGALVGHIHGTPEQVAAELTEVARTTEADELLVTTSTHDRTALLDSFAGLARLAGL, via the coding sequence GTGATCCGAAAAATCTCGATACTCGACCGGTCCCGGACCCGCGAGGGCCACAGCGCCCCGCAGGCGCTGCGCGACACCGTGGCGCTGGCGCGCGCCGCGGAGGAACTGGGCTACCACCGCTTCTGGGTGTCGGAGCACCACAGCGTGCCCGGCGTCGCCGGTTCCGCGCCGACCGTGCTCGCCGCGGCCGTGGCCGCCTCCACGCACAGGATCCGGGTGGGCACGGGCGGGGTCATGCTGCCCAACCACCAACCGCTGGTGGTCGCCGAACAGTTCGGGGTCCTGGAGTCCCTGTTCCCCGGCCGCGTCGACATGGGCCTCGGCCGCTCGGTCGGCTTCACGGACGGGATCCGGCGGGCACTGGGACGGGACACCAAGGACGCCGACCTGTTCGAGGAGCAACTGACCGAGCTGCTGGGCTGGCTGGACGGAACCCAGCGCGCCCACCCCCAGGTCCACGCCCGTCCGGCGGAGGGACTGCCGATCACGCCCTACGTGCTGGCCACCGGCGAGGGCGCGGGCATCGCGGCGCGGGCCGGGCTGCCGATGGTGGTCGGGGACCTGCGGGGCCGGGCGAAGGTGACCGAGGTCGTGGAGCGCTACCGCGAGGAGTTCCGGGCGTCCGCCTGGGGCGCGGAGCCGTACGTGATGGTCTCCGGGACCGTGGCGGTCGCCGAGACGGAGGAGGCCGCCCGCCGGATCCTGGTACCGGAGGCGTGGTCGCTCGCCTACTCCCGCACCCGGGGCAGCTTCCCGCCGCTCCGGCCGGCCGAGGAGGTCGAGGCGCTGGAGATGACCCCGAAGGAGCGCGAACTGTACGAGGGCGCGCTGGTCGGGCACATCCACGGCACTCCGGAGCAGGTCGCGGCGGAGCTGACCGAGGTCGCGCGGACGACGGAGGCGGACGAACTGCTGGTCACGACCTCCACCCACGACCGGACGGCCCTGCTGGACTCCTTCGCGGGGCTGGCCCGGCTCGCGGGGCTCTGA
- a CDS encoding excinuclease ABC subunit UvrA, giving the protein MHHSAAPDPYAPGPPSHDPCVRVRGAREHNLRGVDVDIPRDALTVFTGVSGSGKSSLAFGTLYAEAQRRYFESVAPYARRLIHQIGAPKVDSVTGLPPAVSLQQRRSSPGSRSSVGTVTLLSNSLRMLYSRAGTYPDGAERLDSDSFSPNTAAGACPSCQGLGRVHHTSEELLVPDPDLSIRQGAIAAWPGAWQGKNLRDVLDALGYDVDRPWRELAAKDREWILFTEEQPVVTVHPVRDADRIQRPYQGTYMSAHRYVMRTFSDSRSATLRARAERFLTDAPCPVCEGRRLRPEALAVTFAGRTIAEAAALALTDLDEVLATAPSEGEAARVLVEDLRSRIDPVTELGLGYLSLDRTAPTLSAGELQRLRLATQLRSGLFGVVYVLDEPSAGLHPADTEALLSVLDRLKAAGNTVFVVEHHLDVVRHADWLVDVGPAAGEHGGQVLHCGPPAALADVAESATARALFGTEEPLAPRPARTAGATIRLSGVRRHNLRGVDAEFPLGVFTAVTGVSGSGKSTLVGQALAAEVSGRLTDPDFPVRRLVEVDQKPIGRTPRSNLATYTGLFDVVRRLFTATEEAKARGWKAGRFSFNVPGGRCETCQGEGFVSVELLFLPSTYAPCPQCAGARYNSETLEVRYRGLNIAEVLGLTVEAAAGFFAEVPAAGRSLRALEEIGLGYLRLGQPATELSGGEAQRVKLASELQRSRRDHTLYLLDEPTTGLHPADVRVLMRQLHGLVDAGHSVVVVEHDMAVVAGADWVLDMGPGGGAAGGRVIASGTPREVARTPGSVTAGYLARALGGEGGG; this is encoded by the coding sequence ATGCACCACTCCGCCGCCCCGGACCCGTACGCACCCGGCCCCCCGAGCCACGACCCCTGTGTACGGGTCCGGGGCGCCCGGGAGCACAATCTGCGCGGGGTCGACGTGGACATCCCGCGCGACGCGCTCACCGTCTTCACCGGGGTCTCCGGATCCGGCAAGAGCTCCCTGGCGTTCGGGACGCTCTACGCCGAGGCCCAACGCCGCTACTTCGAGTCCGTTGCCCCGTACGCCCGCCGGCTGATCCACCAGATCGGCGCCCCGAAGGTGGACTCCGTCACGGGCCTGCCGCCCGCCGTCTCGTTGCAGCAGCGGCGATCCTCGCCCGGCTCGCGTTCCTCGGTGGGCACGGTGACGCTGCTGTCGAACTCCCTGCGGATGCTCTACTCGCGGGCGGGCACCTACCCCGACGGCGCCGAACGGCTCGACTCGGACTCCTTCTCCCCCAACACGGCCGCGGGCGCCTGCCCTTCCTGCCAGGGGCTGGGGCGCGTGCACCACACCAGCGAGGAACTCCTCGTACCGGATCCAGACCTGTCGATCCGCCAGGGCGCGATCGCCGCCTGGCCTGGTGCCTGGCAGGGCAAGAACCTGCGGGACGTCCTCGACGCGCTCGGGTACGACGTCGACCGCCCTTGGCGGGAGTTGGCGGCCAAGGACCGCGAGTGGATCCTGTTCACGGAGGAACAGCCCGTGGTGACCGTGCACCCGGTGCGCGACGCGGACCGCATCCAACGGCCCTACCAGGGCACGTACATGAGCGCGCACCGGTACGTGATGCGGACGTTCTCCGACAGCAGGAGCGCCACCCTCAGAGCCCGGGCGGAGCGGTTCCTCACCGACGCCCCCTGCCCGGTGTGCGAGGGGCGTCGTCTTCGCCCCGAGGCCCTGGCGGTGACCTTCGCCGGCCGCACGATCGCCGAGGCGGCGGCGCTCGCGCTGACGGACCTGGACGAGGTGCTGGCGACGGCGCCCTCGGAGGGTGAGGCGGCGCGGGTCCTGGTCGAGGACCTGCGTTCGCGCATCGACCCCGTCACCGAGCTGGGACTCGGCTACCTGAGCCTGGACCGCACCGCGCCGACCCTGTCGGCGGGCGAACTACAACGGCTGCGGCTGGCCACGCAGTTGCGGTCGGGTCTGTTCGGAGTGGTGTACGTCCTGGACGAGCCCTCGGCGGGGCTGCACCCGGCGGACACCGAAGCCCTGTTGAGCGTGTTGGACCGACTGAAGGCGGCCGGGAACACCGTCTTCGTCGTGGAACACCACCTGGACGTGGTGCGCCACGCGGACTGGCTGGTCGACGTCGGGCCGGCGGCCGGCGAGCACGGCGGGCAAGTGCTGCACTGCGGGCCACCGGCCGCACTGGCCGACGTGGCCGAATCGGCGACCGCGCGGGCCCTGTTCGGGACGGAGGAACCCCTCGCGCCCCGACCGGCGCGCACCGCCGGCGCGACGATCCGGCTCAGCGGGGTACGGCGCCACAACCTGCGCGGTGTCGACGCCGAGTTCCCGCTGGGGGTGTTCACCGCCGTCACCGGCGTGTCCGGGTCCGGGAAGTCCACGCTCGTCGGGCAGGCGCTCGCCGCGGAGGTGTCCGGGCGGCTCACCGATCCGGACTTTCCCGTACGCCGGCTCGTGGAGGTGGACCAGAAGCCGATCGGCCGGACCCCGCGGTCCAACCTGGCCACGTACACGGGGCTGTTCGACGTGGTGCGCAGGCTCTTCACGGCCACCGAGGAGGCGAAGGCGCGCGGCTGGAAGGCCGGCCGGTTCTCCTTCAACGTGCCGGGCGGCCGCTGCGAGACCTGCCAGGGTGAGGGCTTCGTGTCGGTGGAGCTGCTGTTCCTGCCGAGTACGTACGCACCGTGCCCGCAGTGCGCGGGCGCCCGCTACAACTCCGAGACGCTGGAGGTCCGTTACCGGGGCCTGAACATCGCGGAGGTGCTCGGTCTGACGGTGGAGGCCGCGGCGGGGTTCTTCGCGGAGGTCCCGGCGGCGGGCCGCAGCCTGCGGGCGCTGGAGGAGATCGGGCTGGGCTACCTGCGGTTGGGCCAGCCGGCGACCGAACTGTCCGGCGGGGAGGCGCAGCGCGTCAAACTGGCGTCGGAGCTCCAGCGCTCGCGCCGCGACCACACCCTGTACCTGTTGGACGAGCCGACCACGGGACTGCACCCGGCTGATGTGCGGGTGCTGATGCGGCAGTTGCACGGCCTGGTGGACGCCGGGCACTCGGTGGTGGTCGTGGAGCACGACATGGCGGTGGTGGCCGGCGCGGACTGGGTCCTCGACATGGGCCCGGGCGGTGGTGCGGCGGGCGGCCGCGTGATCGCGTCGGGAACCCCGCGCGAGGTGGCCCGCACGCCCGGCAGCGTCACGGCGGGCTACCTGGCGCGGGCACTCGGGGGCGAGGGCGGGGGCTGA
- a CDS encoding histidine phosphatase family protein — translation MPEAPAGTGPRRRTVLAAALAPLAVAGCASEEPAGPAPGPQAVAKDAVVMVIRHGEKPYAGDTGEDEDGNEDPGFLAGRGWRRAEELHRLFPPSRGSVLPRPAAVFATGGKPPAPARCKQTVEALAAALKTPVRTEFGIGAEAGLARAALAARMPVLVCWEYAGMPRLVRALGAHQVLGVPAIWPDRYDLVWVFTRRRGEWSFRELPQQLLPGDA, via the coding sequence ATGCCAGAAGCCCCCGCCGGGACCGGACCGCGCCGCCGCACCGTGTTGGCCGCCGCCCTCGCCCCGCTCGCGGTGGCCGGCTGCGCCTCCGAGGAACCCGCCGGTCCGGCGCCCGGCCCCCAGGCCGTCGCCAAGGACGCCGTCGTGATGGTGATCCGGCACGGGGAGAAGCCGTACGCCGGGGACACCGGCGAGGACGAGGACGGCAACGAGGACCCCGGGTTCCTGGCCGGCCGGGGATGGCGCCGCGCCGAGGAGCTGCACCGGCTCTTCCCGCCGAGCCGCGGTTCCGTCCTGCCCCGGCCCGCGGCCGTCTTCGCCACGGGCGGCAAGCCGCCCGCCCCGGCCCGCTGCAAGCAGACCGTCGAGGCGCTGGCCGCCGCGCTGAAGACCCCCGTCCGCACCGAGTTCGGCATCGGCGCCGAAGCGGGACTGGCCCGCGCCGCCCTGGCCGCGCGGATGCCCGTGCTCGTCTGTTGGGAGTACGCCGGCATGCCGCGTCTGGTCCGCGCCCTCGGCGCACACCAGGTCCTCGGGGTCCCCGCGATCTGGCCCGACCGCTACGACCTCGTCTGGGTCTTCACCCGCCGCCGGGGCGAGTGGAGCTTCCGCGAACTCCCGCAGCAACTGCTGCCGGGCGACGCCTGA
- a CDS encoding succinate dehydrogenase/fumarate reductase iron-sulfur subunit has product MRLTLRVWRQRNPETPGAMASYEVDGISQDMSFLEMLDTLNEDLILRGEDPVAFDHDCREGICGACSLVINGDAHGPERTTTCQLHMRSFADGDTIDVEPWRASAFPVVKDLVVDRSAFDRIIQAGGYITAPTGAAPEAHATAVPKPAADHAFEHAECIGCGACVAACPNGSAMLFTSAKVNHLNVLPQGSPERETRVLDMVARMDDEGFGGCTLTGECATACPKGIPLPSIAAMNKEWLRAVRKG; this is encoded by the coding sequence ATGAGGCTCACCCTGCGCGTCTGGCGCCAGCGCAACCCCGAGACCCCGGGCGCCATGGCCTCCTACGAGGTCGACGGCATCTCCCAGGACATGTCGTTCCTGGAGATGCTCGACACCCTCAACGAGGACCTCATCCTGCGCGGCGAGGACCCGGTCGCCTTCGACCACGACTGCCGCGAGGGCATCTGCGGAGCGTGCAGCCTCGTCATCAACGGTGACGCCCACGGACCCGAGCGCACCACGACCTGCCAGCTCCACATGCGTTCCTTCGCCGACGGGGACACCATCGACGTCGAGCCCTGGCGGGCCTCGGCCTTCCCGGTCGTCAAGGACCTCGTCGTCGACCGCAGCGCCTTCGACCGGATCATCCAGGCCGGCGGCTACATCACCGCCCCCACCGGCGCCGCCCCCGAGGCGCACGCCACCGCCGTGCCCAAGCCGGCCGCCGACCACGCCTTCGAGCACGCGGAGTGCATCGGATGCGGTGCGTGCGTGGCCGCCTGCCCCAACGGCTCGGCCATGCTGTTCACCTCCGCCAAGGTCAACCACCTCAACGTCCTGCCGCAGGGCTCGCCCGAACGCGAGACCCGCGTCCTCGACATGGTGGCCCGGATGGACGACGAGGGATTCGGTGGCTGCACCCTGACCGGCGAGTGCGCCACGGCCTGCCCGAAGGGCATCCCGCTGCCGTCGATCGCCGCGATGAACAAGGAGTGGCTGCGGGCGGTCCGCAAGGGCTGA
- a CDS encoding fumarate reductase/succinate dehydrogenase flavoprotein subunit yields MSTPYADYTLGDPIADTKAPDGPIAERWDRRRFEAKLVNPANRRKHTVIVVGTGLAGGAAGATLAEQGYHVVQFCFSDSPRRAHSIAAQGGINAAKNYRNDGDSVHRLFYDTVKGGDFRARESNVHRLAQISVEIIDQCVAQGVPFAREYGGLLDTRSFGGVQVSRTFYARGQTGQQLLLGAYQALSRQIAAGNVEMHARTEMLDLITIDGVARGIVARDLITGAIEAHYADAVVLASGGYGNVFYLSTNAMNSNATAVWRAHRRGAHFANPCFTQIHPTCIPRTGDHQSKLTLMSESLRNDGRIWVPKAEGDTRPAADIPEDERDYYLERIYPSFGNLVPRDIASRAAKNVCDEGRGVGPGGQGVYLDFADAIRRMGKDKVAEKYGNLFDMYERITAENPYEVPMRIYPAVHYTMGGLWVDYDLQTTVPGLFAIGEANFSDHGANRLGASALMQGLGDGYFVLPSTINDYLARRHAEADADALDDHHPEVAAVLRETRDCLAKLLAVDGDRTPDSFHREIGELMWEYCGMARTEAGLRKALARIPEIREEFWKRIKVPGRGAEFNQSLEKANRIVDYLELAELMCLDALHRAESCGGHFREESQTPDGEAARRDEEFGYVAAWQYQGTGAAPVLHKEDLVFEYVHPTQRSYA; encoded by the coding sequence AAGGCCCCCGACGGCCCGATCGCCGAACGCTGGGACCGCCGCCGCTTCGAGGCCAAACTCGTCAACCCGGCCAACCGCCGCAAGCACACCGTCATCGTCGTCGGCACCGGTCTGGCCGGCGGTGCCGCCGGCGCCACCCTCGCCGAGCAGGGCTACCACGTCGTCCAGTTCTGCTTCTCCGACTCACCGCGCCGCGCCCACTCCATCGCCGCGCAGGGTGGCATCAACGCCGCCAAGAACTACCGCAACGACGGCGACTCCGTGCACCGCCTCTTCTACGACACCGTCAAGGGCGGCGACTTCCGCGCCCGCGAGTCCAACGTCCACCGCCTCGCCCAGATCTCCGTCGAGATCATCGACCAATGCGTGGCCCAGGGCGTCCCCTTCGCCCGCGAGTACGGCGGCCTCCTCGACACCCGCTCCTTCGGCGGCGTCCAGGTCTCCCGCACCTTCTACGCCCGAGGCCAGACCGGACAGCAACTGCTGCTCGGCGCCTACCAGGCCCTCTCCCGACAGATCGCCGCCGGCAACGTCGAGATGCACGCCCGCACCGAGATGCTCGACCTGATCACCATCGACGGAGTGGCCCGGGGCATCGTGGCCCGCGACCTGATCACCGGCGCGATCGAGGCCCACTACGCCGACGCGGTGGTCCTGGCCAGTGGCGGCTACGGCAACGTCTTCTACCTCTCCACCAACGCCATGAACTCCAACGCGACCGCCGTCTGGCGGGCGCACCGACGCGGCGCGCACTTCGCGAACCCCTGCTTCACACAGATCCACCCCACCTGCATCCCGCGCACCGGCGACCACCAGTCGAAGCTCACCCTGATGAGCGAGTCGCTGCGCAACGACGGCCGGATCTGGGTCCCCAAGGCCGAAGGCGACACCCGGCCCGCCGCCGACATCCCCGAGGACGAGCGCGACTACTACCTGGAGCGGATCTACCCCTCCTTCGGCAACCTCGTGCCCCGCGACATCGCCTCCCGCGCCGCGAAGAACGTCTGCGACGAGGGTCGCGGCGTCGGCCCCGGCGGACAGGGCGTGTACCTCGACTTCGCCGACGCGATCCGCCGCATGGGCAAGGACAAGGTCGCGGAGAAGTACGGCAACCTCTTCGACATGTACGAGCGGATCACCGCGGAGAACCCGTACGAGGTGCCCATGCGGATCTACCCCGCCGTGCACTACACGATGGGCGGACTGTGGGTCGACTACGACCTCCAGACGACCGTCCCCGGCCTGTTCGCGATCGGCGAGGCCAACTTCTCCGACCACGGGGCCAACCGCCTCGGCGCCTCCGCGCTGATGCAGGGCCTGGGCGACGGCTACTTCGTCCTCCCCTCCACCATCAACGACTACCTGGCCCGCCGCCACGCCGAGGCCGACGCCGACGCGTTGGACGACCACCACCCCGAGGTCGCCGCGGTGCTGCGCGAGACCCGCGACTGCCTGGCCAAACTCCTCGCCGTCGACGGCGACCGGACCCCCGACTCCTTCCACCGGGAGATCGGTGAACTCATGTGGGAGTACTGCGGCATGGCCCGCACCGAAGCCGGTCTGCGCAAGGCACTGGCCCGCATCCCGGAGATCCGCGAGGAGTTCTGGAAGCGGATCAAGGTCCCGGGCCGCGGCGCCGAGTTCAACCAGTCGCTGGAGAAGGCCAATCGCATCGTCGACTACCTGGAACTCGCCGAGCTGATGTGTCTCGACGCCCTCCACCGCGCCGAGTCCTGCGGCGGGCACTTCCGCGAGGAGTCCCAGACCCCGGACGGCGAAGCCGCCCGCCGCGACGAGGAGTTCGGGTACGTGGCCGCCTGGCAGTACCAGGGCACCGGCGCCGCACCCGTCCTGCACAAGGAAGACCTCGTCTTCGAGTACGTCCACCCCACCCAGCGGAGCTACGCATGA